AATCGTACAAGTACTATAAAGTAGCTCTCCACCTGTTTTTACATATTTAGAAGCATTTATAAGAATTTTTAGCTGCATTTCTGTGATAACACGAATATCGTCAGCTTCTTTGCGATACTTAATTTCAGGCTTTCTTCTAATAATCCCTAATCCAGAACAAGGAGCGTCCACTAATACTTTGTCTGCTGCATTTAACAACTGATGATCTAAATCTTTGCCATTAAACTTTTCTACTTCTATAATATCTATATTCAGTCTTTTAGCGTTCTTTTCTATGAGATTTAATTTATGAGAATGAATATCTCTAGCCAAAACTCTTCCTTTATTCTTCATTAATTGTGCTATATGGGTGGTTTTTCCTCCTGGAGCACTACATACATCAATAACAAATTGATTTTCTTTTGGATCTAAAATTTTTGCCGCCAACATAGAACTAAAGTCCTGAATATGTATCAAACCTTTTTTATAAATGTCTAATACCTCCAGTTCACTAAATCCACCCTCCACCATCAAAGCTTCTGAAATAAAAGGGCTTTTTTCCACCTTTATTTCATTTTCTAAAAGCAACTGTACAACCTCTTCTACATTAGTTTTCAAGATGTTAACCCTTATGCACAGCTTAGGGGTTTCATTATTGCTTTTTAAAAGACCTTCTGTAAAATCTTCAGAAAAATACTTTAAAAATCTTTCTACCATCCATTTAGGATGAGAATATTTTATCGATAGATATTTTGCAAGTTCTTTTTCCTTATTCGGCATTTTTATACTTTCTTTATTTCGAATAATACTTCTCAATACGCCATTGATAAACCCCGATGCTCTTTTACAATATTTTTTAGATAAATTCACCGACTCATTTACGGCCGCAAAATCTGGTACCTTGTCTAAAAAGAAAATTTGGTAAATACTAAGTCGAAGTAAATTTAATGTCCATGTATCCATCTTATTTAATTTAGTCGTAGAGAACTGTTGAAGAATATAGTCAATAAATATGCAATTTTCTAAAGTTCCATAGACCAGTTCCGTAATAAAATTTCTATCTAATTTAGTATATTGTCCATGCTTTATTTCATGATTTAAGGCTATATTCGAATAAGCTTTTTCTACATCAATTTTATGTAAAACCTTTAGGGCACTTTCTCTAGCATTCATCCATTTTACCTCCTGTTTCTACTTATTATATATCATTATAAAATTTATATAAATAAATTTAATCATGATATCTTTTATTTCTCCATATAGGTATACACCTTTAGACTTAAATTTTAATCTATGACGTCTCTACCGTTTTTCTCTACATCTACAAATTCATCTATTATTTTTGCCAAAAAAGTAAAGGCGTCTTTACGCCTTTACTAACTTCTCCTATTTCTAATGGCTATCAACCTAAATAGTTGCGCTAAGGCAGTTGCCATTGCTGCTACATAAGTTAACGCCGCTGCTTTCAGTACTTTTTGAGAAGATCCAATCTCCTGGCTTGTAATAAAACCATTGCTATCTAGCAATCTTAAAGCCCTGCTACTGGCATTAAATTCTACAGGCAGTGTTACCACTTGAAACAATACTGCTGCTGTATAAAGTAAAATCCCCAAATCTATCAAGCTTAACGCATTAAAGATAAAACCACCAAACACGAAAATCCATGCTACTGAAGAACCAAAGCTTGCTATAGGAAAAATAGCGTTTCTAAAGCTTAAGGGGACATAGCCTCTAGCATGTTGTATAGCATGACCTACTTCATGGGCTGCAACGCTGACGGAGGCAATAGAGTTGCCATAATACACCTCTCTAGATAATCTTAATGTCCTATTTCTTGGATCATAGTGATCTGATAAATAACCCTTAGCCATTTCAACCGGCACATCTCTTAAGCCATTTTGATCTAAGATGCTTCTAGCTACATCATAACCAGAGTAACCCTTCCGAGTAGGCACTCTCAGGTATTTATTAAAGGTTGATTTCACTTTGCTTTGTGCATATAAAGCAAAAATAATTGCTGGAATTAAAAATACTATTGTAGAATCACCAAGACCATATAACATATCCCATCACTCCTTTATAAAGTGTAAAATTGCCTTCTCCACTTCTTCTATATCCACCTGTGTGTTGATACAGGGGCCTTGTGGCCTTTTATTGATAATCGCCAGTATTGGTATTTTTTTCACATCCATTAACCCGCTGAACAAATCTCGCTCACAAGCAATAGCAATCACTGCTTTAGGTCTTATCTCCACAATTGTTTTTCTTGCTAAAGTTCCTCCTGTAACAAGATGAAAATGTGTCTTGTATCTTTCTTTTAATAAGATTAACTGGTCTACATCACAACCTCCACACCGTTTACAATTATAGATATCATTTGTAATTTTGTGGGGACAGGAGGACTTTTGAATACAATGGGGTGTTAGAATTAATATTTCCTCCCCTTTAAAATCATATACGCCATTAAAAATTAACCGATTGTTCAAATCTGTATAGGCTTTTCTAATCATATTTTTGTCATATTTTAAAACTTTCCCTAAGCCTATGATGAAAGGATAAGAAAAACTTATAAAGTTTTCCATTACTGTCTTGACAATAGAAGGTATTCTTTTATCGTACCATAACATCATCATGGCAAAAATCGTTAACCCTATCGATACACCAACAATTAGTAATAGTAGCATACTACTAAACACCATAAATTGATAAAAAAACGTACTCCCTTTGAAGGATAGCCAAAGCAAGAAACCTAGCAGGATTAGTACAGATATCAACATAATTACTAATAAAAACGTAAATATTTTTCTCGAACTATCTTTTGTAAAACCCTTATTTAACTCCATGCTATTCTTTACCTAATAGGATATTTTTTTCTATCGTGTTCCCTACTAAAAAATCTTTGACTGCTAAACGTTTCCCACCACTAAACTGTAGTTCCTCTATCACCAATAGGTTTTTCCCCGTACCTACGTAAATTTTATCCTTCTTTACTTCTATAATTTTGCCTGGTTGATGACTTGCATTGCTAACCTCTACACTACTTTTCCAGATTTTCATGATTTTCCCTAAATAAGTAGTATAGGCCATTGGCCATGGAATTGTCCCTCTTATTAAGTTATGAATTTCTCCAGCGGTTTTATGCCATTGAATTTCTCCTAATTCCTTCGTCAACATAGGCGCATAAGTGGATAATTCTTCCTTTTGTTTTTCCCGAGGTGCATTTCCCCGCTCTATCTGTAGTAAAGTTTCTTTAAGAAGCCTACCACCTATAAGTGCCAATCGATCATGAAGCTCTCCAGCTGTTTCATCTTCCCCTATAGGAACTTCTTCTTTTAAAATCATATCCCCTGTGTCTAAGCCTTCCTCCATGTACATGGTGGTAATCCCAGTTGTTTTTTCCCCATGAATAATTGCCCATTGAATAGGGCCTGCACCCCTATACTTTGGTAAAAGTGAGGCATGAACGTTAATGCAACCTAAAGCCGGTATCTGTAATATTTCCTTTGTAAGGATCTGCCCATAGGCCACCACTACAATGACATCAGGACACATTTCCTTAATAGCTTCTACTACCCCTATATCTTTTAAGGAGTTAGGTTGAAACACTTCCAAATGATTCTCTAAAGCTTTTTCCTTTACTGGGGGCATTGTTAACTTCTTACCTCTTCCCTTTGGTCTATCTGGTTGGGTAAAAACACCTACAATATGATGCTCCTCTTTTACCAACGCTTCTAAAGATGGTACTGCAAAATCTGGTGTGCCCATAAAAACGATCCTCATCGTCATCACCTCTACTCATCCTTTATTCTGTCTATAAATAAAATTCCGTTTAAATGATCGATCTCATGACATAAAGCTCTAGCCAACAAGCCACTACCCTCTATTAAAACCTCTTGACCATTTCTATCCAAGCCCTTGACCTTCACTGTTTTAGGACGTATCACATCGCCGGATTCCGTAGGAAGACTTAGACATCCTTCAACTTCACACTGGGTTCCTGCCTCTTCTACGATTTCAGGATTGATTAGTTCTATCAACCCTTCCCCAATATCAATAACAATCACCCTCTTTAAAATTCCTATTTGTGGAGCAGCTAAACCAATTCCCTCAGCATCATACATGGTTTCTATCATATCATCTATTAGTATATGGATTCTTTCATCAATTTTGTCTACTTGTTTTGATAACTTTCTTAAAACTGGATCATCATCTTGCCTAATTATTCTAATCGCCATATTTTCCCTCCTAATCTGTTTATAGAATATATAATGGGTCTATATCAATTCCCACCGTAACCCTTGCAGGTACAAATTTTTGCCTATTATCTATTAGTAAGTACTTGACAATAGATTTTAATAATGTATAAGGAACTTCATGATTCTTTAGCAATACTTGGTACCTATATCTCTCCTTCACTTTTGCTATGATAGCAGGATTAGGACCTAGCACAATTTCATCATATGCAGTATAACCCTTAGCCTTTAATATATATTTTATATTATTTGTAATTTTTTGCGAAATAGTGTGTACTTCTTCTAAATTTTTACTACTAAAACTAATATGAATCAATTGTACAAAGGGTGGATAGAGAAATTCCCTTCTAAGATTTAGTTCCTCATCATAAAAGCTGCTATAATCATGCTTAGAAGCTGCAGCAATACTATAGTGTTCAGGGTTAAAGGTTTGAAGAATTACTTTTCCCTTTTCTAGACCTCTCCCAGCCCTTCCTGCCACCTGAGTAATTAATTGAAAAGTCTTTTCAGAAGCCCTAAAATCCGGTAAATTTAGTGTTGCATCAGCGCCTATAATCCCAACTAAGGTTACATTAGGAAAATCCAATCCCTTTGAAATCATTTGTGTGCCTATAAGTATATTTATTTTTTCCTTTTTAAAATCTTCTAGGATTCTTTGATGGGCACCTTTTACACTTGTTGAATCCATATCCATCCTTCCAATAACAGCCTGTGGAAAATAAGAGGTTATTAAATCTTCTATTTTTTGAGTTCCTGTACCAAAATAGTTGATTTGAGAATCGCCACAAGAGGGACAGATACTAGGTTCACCTTCTTTTTCACCACAGTAATGACACTGCAAATTTTTCATGGTTCTATGATAAGTCATAGCAATATCACAGCGTCTACATTTTACTACATAACCGCACTGAGGACAAGAAATAAAAGTAGCATAGCCTCTTCTATTAAGAAATAATATAGTTTGTTTTTTACTTTTCAAGTTTTCTTCTATTAAGGCATACAACTTCCTGCTCAAAATATTTTTATTGCCTTGATCCAATTCTTCCCTCATATCAATAATCTCTACTTCTGGCAAAGTAGCGCTAGTAGCTCTTTTTGTCAAAGTAAACAAGGAAAAATCCCCTTTACTTCCTTTATAATAACTCTCAATAGAAGGCGTAGCTGAGCCTAAAACAACAATAGCCCCTTCTTCTTTGCCTCGATAGTTTGCTACTTCAACAGCATGGTACTTAGGATTGGTTTCAGATTTGTAAGTATGTTCGTGTTCCTCATCCACGATAATTATTCCGAGATTTTTAAGGGGGGCAAATATCGCAGATCTAGCACCTATGACAATATTTACTTTTCCTTCGATTATCTTTCTCCACTCATCAAACCGCTCTCCCTCTGATAGATTACTATGAAGTACAGCAATTCCTTCTCCAAATCTTCCATAAAATCTTTCTACCGTCTGAGGGGTTAAAGCAATTTCAGGTACTAGAATGATCCCTTGCTTCCCTTTTTTTAAAGTTTCTTCCATAAGCTGCAGGTAAATTTCTGTTTTCCCACTGCCAGTAATGCCATGTATTAAAAAAGTCTTGGTCTTATCCTGCTGAATATAAGTTGTGATTTCTTGAATTACTTCTTTTTGCTCTATATTTGGTATCATTTTAGGTAAACTTTCAAATTTAATATTTTTATAAGGCTCCCGCTTATACTCCTGATCTATTAGCAGGATATAACCTTTGTTTACTAAACTATTTAAAGGCGCTCTCGTGATTTTAAGTAAGTCTATTAATTCTCTAACAGTACACATTTTATGCTGTTTTAGAAATAATATGATTTCTCGTTGTTTTTTTGCATTTTTCAAGGTATTTATTATAGGCTCGATCTCATCTTCTTCTAAATTTAGTTTTGCATACTGCTGGGTTTGTACTTTTACTCTAGAAGAAATGTCATATTCTATTTGAATGATTTTTTTTTCCTCCAGCAATTTTAGCATACTACTAAGATTTTTTATAGCAAGTCTGCTATATAGTTTCTCTAAAGTAGCCTTGCCTCCTAAACTTTTTAATGTGCGTAAAAGTTCTATTTGATTTTTAGACTTACTACCGATACTTTTTTCCCAGTCCTCCTCTATTAAATGCAGCACTTTTTTTTCTATATTTACGATACCGGCGGGAATAATGCAATGAATCGCATCTATATACTTACAGAGATATTTATTTTTCAACCAAACAATTAACTTAATTTGTTTTTTATCCAGTATAGCTTCATCTTCTATGGGATAAAGAAGTTCCTTTAATGAATACTGGAGTTCCTCTACTACTTTTATATTTAATATATAAGCTTCTAATCTTTTATTTCCCATCCCAAAGGGCACCATAACCCTCATACCCTCTTTTATTGTTTCCAGCAGGTGTTCTGGAATTTTATAGTCAAATATTTTATCCATCTGTAGGCTCGTATGATTTACAATAACTTGAGCTACATGAATTGGTTCCTTCACTCCATCACCTCCTGATATAAAATGAGACTTAATTCAGGGGGAGTTTTTGCTCCCACTGAATTGTAGTCGAATTTACTTCGAGGATGTAGTGTTTGATCTCCCACTTGCAAAAGTGGGAGTCTTAGCAATACACCGAAGGATAAGGCTTTCCCTGTCCATCTGTATCCATTATATCAAATTTTAACTAAAATAAAAAATCCTCTTCACAAAAAAGTCAATCCTTCAATAGACTAAAACTTAGAAAAATCTGCATGCTATAGCTATCTGCCTACTTAAAGGCATATAGCTATACAGCATGCAGATTTTCCACTACAACAGCTCCTTTACTTTATTCAAAATATGATGAGCTATTTCTGTTTTAGAAGACTTATCAATTTTTGTTATATTCTCCGTCTTATCTATTAAGTAAACGATGTTAGTGTCTGTGCCAAAGCCAGCTCCTTCTTGGGTAACATCATTTGCCACAATAAAATCTAAGTTTTTCTTCAAAATTTTTTCTTTTGCATATTCCAGTACATGATCTGTTTCTGCTGCAAATCCCACCAGGATTTTCCCTTCTTTTATTTGACCAAGTTCAAATAAAATATCAGGATTTCTTACCAAAGTTAAAGTTAAGTCTCCCTCTTGTTTTTTAATCTTTTTCTCTGCGCTATATTGGGGACGATAATCCGCTACAGCAGCAGACTTAATAATAACATCCTGTTGAGGAAAATGTTTCATAACAGCATCATACATATCTAATGTACTCTTTATAGGAACAAAGTTTATATTAGAAGGGGGCATAATTTTTGTAGGACCTGATACTAAAGTAACAGAAGCACCTCTTTTGCTGGCAGCTTCGGCTAAAGCATAACCCATCTTTCCGCTAGAATGATTCGTAATGAATCGCACCGGATCAATGGCTTCTACCGTTGGTCCTGCGGTAATTAATACTTTTTTTCCTTCTAAATCTTTTTTTTCTTTTCCAAGTTCAAGCATAAATTCAATAATGGCATCAACTTCTGCCAACTTTCCCTCTCCTATATCACCACAGGCCAATCTACCTGAAGCTGGAGGAATAAAGTGATAGCCGAGTGCTTTTAATTTTTCCATATTAGATTGAAAAATTACATTTTGGTACATTTTTGTATTCATGGCTGGAGCAAAAACAACCTTTGCAGTAGAAGCCATAATCGTTGTAGATAATAGATCATCAGCAATACCATGGGCTACCTTGCCAATAATATTCGCTGTAGCAGGAGCAACCAAAAGAATATCTGCTTTTTGTGCTAAGGATATATGTTCTATATCCCAATACCTTGGGGTTTCAAAAAGCTCCGTAATAACAGGGTTTTGACTGAGGGCTTGCAACGTATGGGGCTGAACAAAAGCCATAGCGGTCTTCGTCATAATGACATCAACATTGGCCTGAAGTTTTTTTAGCCTACTGACGATGTCACAGGCCTTATAGGCAGCAATACCACCGGTGACCCCCACCACAATATTTTTTCCCTTTAGCATTAGAATTGAACCTTATTGGCTTTATCTTCATCAACAGGTTTATAGGTAACCATATCCTCTACGATTTCCTGTGTTGCTACAGAAACCGGTCTCAAGGAAGCTGCTCTTACCTTCGGTTCATTACCGTCTATAAGCTGTCTCGCCCTCTTAGCCACCGCTACTACTAAAGTATAACGACTATCTACCTTTTTCATCAAATCATTAGTTGATGGATATAACATATTTATCAATCCTCCTTAAAATATAGATTTAATATTTTTGTGAATTCTACTAACCCTGCATTTCTCAGCTGTAATAATAGCTTCTACATCCTTCGTAGCTCTTTGAAGATCATCATTAAAGATCGCATAATCATATTTTATCACTTGTTCTATTTCTTCTATGGCACATCCATAGCGTTTTTCAATATCCTTTTGGCTTTCTGTCCCTCTCGTGACGATTCTTTTTTTTAGCTCCTCCAGCGAAGGTGGCAAAATGAAGATAAATACACCATCTGCAAATTTTTCCTTCACCTGTAATGCTCCTGCGATGTCTATTTCTAATAAAACATCATTGCCATTTTCTAGATTTTCCAGCACATACTTTTTGGGTGTACCATAGTAATTATCATATACACTTGCATACTCCAAAAGCGCATCCTGCTTTATCATATCTTCAAATTGTTCTTTAGAGATAAAATAGTAGTTTTCCCCTTCCACTTCTCCTTTACGAGGATCTCTTGTAGTGGCAGACACGGAAATTTTTATTTGTTTATTTGATTTAAGTAAATTTTTGCAAATCGTCCCCTTCCCAGCCCCTGAAGGTCCTGAAACAACGATCAACAATCCTTTTTTATCCATATCTATCTCCTCTTTCTTATGCTACTCACCTTCAACAATAGCTTCTGTATCTTTATTACTATCTTTAGCACTTAATCTATGGGCAACTGTTTCAGGCTGTACTGCAGACAAAATGATATGATCACTATCTGTTACAATCACAGCTCTTGTTCTGCGTCCATAGGTAGCATCAATTAACATACCTCTATCTCTTGCTTCTTGAATAATTCTTTTTATCGGTGCTGACTCAGGACTAACAATAGCTACAATTCTACTGGCAGATACAATATTACCAAACCCAATATTAATTAACTTAATATTCATTGCTTTGCCTCCTATTCAATGTTTTGAACCTGTTCTCTAATCTTTTCTAACTCACTTTTCACCTCTACGACAATATTTGCAGTAATCAAGTCGTTAGCTTTTGAACCTATTGTATTAATTTCTCTATTCATTTCTTGAATAATAAAATCTAATTTTCTACCCACTGCTTCCTGCTGCTCCATTGATTTTTTAAATTGAGCTATATGACTATTAAGTCTAACAATTTCTTCAGTAATATTACTTTTATCAGCAAATAAAGCCACTTCTAAAGCAACTCTAGCTTCATCTATCTCTAGTTCTTCTTCTAACATTTCCTTAACACGTTTTGTTAATCGTTTTTTATATTCTTTAACGATCTCAGGACTTCTGTCTTCTATTCTTTGTATTAAACCTATAAGTATGTCCAATCGCTTTAGTAAATCTTCTTTAAGCTTCCTTCCCTCTTCAATACGCATTTCTAATAAACTGTTTAATGCATCTACTAAGCCCTCTTCTAAAAGGCCCCATATCATCTCTTGATCCTCTTCTTTTTTTTCTAACTTTAACACATCAGGAAATTTTGCAATAGTAGAAACTGCTACATCTTTTTCTAGACTAAAACGGTCATACATCTCATTCATTGCCTCTATATACTGCTGTGCTAGTGCCATATCGGTAACAACTTTGATATCGCTATCTCCAATATTTTTATAACTAATAAACACCTCTACTCTACCTCTGTGAACTTTTTCCTTAATGATTTTTCTGATAGGTTCTTCTAAATAAGTAAAGCTTTTAGGCATTTTAACGCTTATGTCTATGTACCTATGGTTTACTGACTTTAATTCTATCTGAAAATGTTTCCCCTCCTGCTGTGTATCTCCTCTTCCAAAACCCGTCATACTCTTTAACATAGGCTTCATCCTTCCATTTTTATAACCTTGCTTTTAAAATTTTATGCCTGCTAATTTTCATGATGAAAAAAATATACACCACAGCAAATATCCTCTGCTGGCCCCTCCATATCGATGTTTTTTTCTTGATCTATCGTAATCTTTAGCCTACCACCTTCTGTATCCACCAACACCACTTCCTCTACCAATTTTAAGTGATGAGCTATACCACATACACTAGTCACCCCCGTACCGCAGGCTAATGTATATCCGGCTCCACGTTCCCATGTTCTTACTTCTATGTGGGTAGGATCGATTATTTTTGCAAAATTGACATTCGTATTTTCAGGGAATATTGCATGTTTTTCAATGATAGGACCTACGGTTTTTACCATATTTAAATCCAGATCTTCTGTAAAAATCACTGTGTGGGGAACTCCCATCAAAACCGTTGAAATCATAAAGGTTTTATCGTCAATTTTTAGTTCTTGATTAATAAAACTATGAAGCTCCTCTGTTTTAACAGGTATTTTTGCAGGTTCAAAAACCATTTTTCCCATATTCACATTGACAGCATCTGCTTTGCTGTCTGTTTCCTTTATATGGACTGTTTTTATGCCGGCTAAGGTTTCAATGCTAAATTGCTTTGTCTTGATCAATCCTTCATCATATACAAACTTTGCAAAGCATCTTATCCCGTTACCACACATATTTGCTCTTGATCCATCACTATTATAATAATACATTTTAAAATCAGCCTTTTGCGACGAGCCTACCATCATCAAACCATCTGCCCCTATGCCAAAGCGCCTATGGCAACTTCGGATAGCCAGTTCACTGAATCTTTCTTCATAGGGAAAACTCTCATACTTTATAATAACGAAATCATTTCCTGCACCATGTAATTTTTTAAAGGGAATATTCACTATTTTTACACCTCACTTTATTTTAAAGTGTTAACATTTTTTATTAAATTTATTTTTGAAAAAAGATGCTAACAATAAATTTGTAAAAAATTTTTCCATAAATATGCAATCAATAAAATTTCTTTTAATATTAAAAGCATACTAATAATAACTATAGAATGCAATAGTTTCCTTTAGAAATTATAGAAGTTTCTTTTTGAATTTTGCATTTGTTATTGTTTTATGCTATATTATCTATGATTACTAAATCAATGGGAGGGGTTCATTATGGCCTTAGATGGATTAGTTACTTCTGCTTTAGTTCATGAGTTTCAAAGTTTATTAAGCTTTAATAGAATAGAAAAAATTTATCAGCCGGAGGCTGACGAAATCATCATACTCTTAAGAGGTCAAGGTAAAAATTTAAAATTATTATTATCTGTTAATAGTAATTATCCTAGAGTGCACTTTACTAATATCAGCAAAGAAAACCCCGCCACACCCCCAAGTTTTTGTATGTTACTGCGAAAATATCTACAAGGGGGTAAAATCGTAGCCATCACCCAACCAAATTTTGAACGCATCATCAAGTTCAAAATCGAAACATTGGATGAGTTAAACATGGTAAAATCTAGGGAACTCATCATTGAAATGATGGGGCGACATAGCAATATTATTCTTATAGATTGCGAAACCAACAAAATTTTGGACAGTATTAAAAGGATATCCTTCGATGTAAGTCGGTATCGTCAAGTACTTCCAAGTTTACAGTATACCATGCCTCCTTCTAAAAATAAATATAATCCTTTAGAAGTTTATGATTTTGAAGCATTTCACGTAGTCCTTTTACAGGATCTACAGTACTCTGTAGAAAAAAGTTTATATCATGCTTTTATCGGAATCTCTCCCTTAGTAGCAAGAGAAATTTGTTTTATTGCTAAGATTGAAGGGGATATGCCCTTAAGTCAATTATCTACCGATGCGCTTCATCGTTTATACAAAAGTTTTTCTGCCTTATTTCAAAGGCTTCAATCTCATGACTATAGACCCTATTTATTTTTAGATACCAATCATCAAAAATATG
The sequence above is drawn from the Clostridium formicaceticum genome and encodes:
- the rsmB gene encoding 16S rRNA (cytosine(967)-C(5))-methyltransferase RsmB, which gives rise to MNARESALKVLHKIDVEKAYSNIALNHEIKHGQYTKLDRNFITELVYGTLENCIFIDYILQQFSTTKLNKMDTWTLNLLRLSIYQIFFLDKVPDFAAVNESVNLSKKYCKRASGFINGVLRSIIRNKESIKMPNKEKELAKYLSIKYSHPKWMVERFLKYFSEDFTEGLLKSNNETPKLCIRVNILKTNVEEVVQLLLENEIKVEKSPFISEALMVEGGFSELEVLDIYKKGLIHIQDFSSMLAAKILDPKENQFVIDVCSAPGGKTTHIAQLMKNKGRVLARDIHSHKLNLIEKNAKRLNIDIIEVEKFNGKDLDHQLLNAADKVLVDAPCSGLGIIRRKPEIKYRKEADDIRVITEMQLKILINASKYVKTGGELLYSTCTIDPNENDKVIEKFLNLSSDYEVINISQQYGRMLPGNHKEKMIQLYPNIHGTDGFFICKLRKK
- a CDS encoding zinc metallopeptidase encodes the protein MLYGLGDSTIVFLIPAIIFALYAQSKVKSTFNKYLRVPTRKGYSGYDVARSILDQNGLRDVPVEMAKGYLSDHYDPRNRTLRLSREVYYGNSIASVSVAAHEVGHAIQHARGYVPLSFRNAIFPIASFGSSVAWIFVFGGFIFNALSLIDLGILLYTAAVLFQVVTLPVEFNASSRALRLLDSNGFITSQEIGSSQKVLKAAALTYVAAMATALAQLFRLIAIRNRRS
- a CDS encoding DUF116 domain-containing protein — encoded protein: MLLLLIVGVSIGLTIFAMMMLWYDKRIPSIVKTVMENFISFSYPFIIGLGKVLKYDKNMIRKAYTDLNNRLIFNGVYDFKGEEILILTPHCIQKSSCPHKITNDIYNCKRCGGCDVDQLILLKERYKTHFHLVTGGTLARKTIVEIRPKAVIAIACERDLFSGLMDVKKIPILAIINKRPQGPCINTQVDIEEVEKAILHFIKE
- the fmt gene encoding methionyl-tRNA formyltransferase; protein product: MRIVFMGTPDFAVPSLEALVKEEHHIVGVFTQPDRPKGRGKKLTMPPVKEKALENHLEVFQPNSLKDIGVVEAIKEMCPDVIVVVAYGQILTKEILQIPALGCINVHASLLPKYRGAGPIQWAIIHGEKTTGITTMYMEEGLDTGDMILKEEVPIGEDETAGELHDRLALIGGRLLKETLLQIERGNAPREKQKEELSTYAPMLTKELGEIQWHKTAGEIHNLIRGTIPWPMAYTTYLGKIMKIWKSSVEVSNASHQPGKIIEVKKDKIYVGTGKNLLVIEELQFSGGKRLAVKDFLVGNTIEKNILLGKE
- the def gene encoding peptide deformylase; its protein translation is MAIRIIRQDDDPVLRKLSKQVDKIDERIHILIDDMIETMYDAEGIGLAAPQIGILKRVIVIDIGEGLIELINPEIVEEAGTQCEVEGCLSLPTESGDVIRPKTVKVKGLDRNGQEVLIEGSGLLARALCHEIDHLNGILFIDRIKDE
- the priA gene encoding primosomal protein N'; this translates as MKEPIHVAQVIVNHTSLQMDKIFDYKIPEHLLETIKEGMRVMVPFGMGNKRLEAYILNIKVVEELQYSLKELLYPIEDEAILDKKQIKLIVWLKNKYLCKYIDAIHCIIPAGIVNIEKKVLHLIEEDWEKSIGSKSKNQIELLRTLKSLGGKATLEKLYSRLAIKNLSSMLKLLEEKKIIQIEYDISSRVKVQTQQYAKLNLEEDEIEPIINTLKNAKKQREIILFLKQHKMCTVRELIDLLKITRAPLNSLVNKGYILLIDQEYKREPYKNIKFESLPKMIPNIEQKEVIQEITTYIQQDKTKTFLIHGITGSGKTEIYLQLMEETLKKGKQGIILVPEIALTPQTVERFYGRFGEGIAVLHSNLSEGERFDEWRKIIEGKVNIVIGARSAIFAPLKNLGIIIVDEEHEHTYKSETNPKYHAVEVANYRGKEEGAIVVLGSATPSIESYYKGSKGDFSLFTLTKRATSATLPEVEIIDMREELDQGNKNILSRKLYALIEENLKSKKQTILFLNRRGYATFISCPQCGYVVKCRRCDIAMTYHRTMKNLQCHYCGEKEGEPSICPSCGDSQINYFGTGTQKIEDLITSYFPQAVIGRMDMDSTSVKGAHQRILEDFKKEKINILIGTQMISKGLDFPNVTLVGIIGADATLNLPDFRASEKTFQLITQVAGRAGRGLEKGKVILQTFNPEHYSIAAASKHDYSSFYDEELNLRREFLYPPFVQLIHISFSSKNLEEVHTISQKITNNIKYILKAKGYTAYDEIVLGPNPAIIAKVKERYRYQVLLKNHEVPYTLLKSIVKYLLIDNRQKFVPARVTVGIDIDPLYIL
- the coaBC gene encoding bifunctional phosphopantothenoylcysteine decarboxylase/phosphopantothenate--cysteine ligase CoaBC: MLKGKNIVVGVTGGIAAYKACDIVSRLKKLQANVDVIMTKTAMAFVQPHTLQALSQNPVITELFETPRYWDIEHISLAQKADILLVAPATANIIGKVAHGIADDLLSTTIMASTAKVVFAPAMNTKMYQNVIFQSNMEKLKALGYHFIPPASGRLACGDIGEGKLAEVDAIIEFMLELGKEKKDLEGKKVLITAGPTVEAIDPVRFITNHSSGKMGYALAEAASKRGASVTLVSGPTKIMPPSNINFVPIKSTLDMYDAVMKHFPQQDVIIKSAAVADYRPQYSAEKKIKKQEGDLTLTLVRNPDILFELGQIKEGKILVGFAAETDHVLEYAKEKILKKNLDFIVANDVTQEGAGFGTDTNIVYLIDKTENITKIDKSSKTEIAHHILNKVKELL
- the rpoZ gene encoding DNA-directed RNA polymerase subunit omega produces the protein MLYPSTNDLMKKVDSRYTLVVAVAKRARQLIDGNEPKVRAASLRPVSVATQEIVEDMVTYKPVDEDKANKVQF
- the gmk gene encoding guanylate kinase produces the protein MDKKGLLIVVSGPSGAGKGTICKNLLKSNKQIKISVSATTRDPRKGEVEGENYYFISKEQFEDMIKQDALLEYASVYDNYYGTPKKYVLENLENGNDVLLEIDIAGALQVKEKFADGVFIFILPPSLEELKKRIVTRGTESQKDIEKRYGCAIEEIEQVIKYDYAIFNDDLQRATKDVEAIITAEKCRVSRIHKNIKSIF
- the remA gene encoding extracellular matrix/biofilm regulator RemA, which encodes MNIKLINIGFGNIVSASRIVAIVSPESAPIKRIIQEARDRGMLIDATYGRRTRAVIVTDSDHIILSAVQPETVAHRLSAKDSNKDTEAIVEGE